Proteins encoded within one genomic window of Aspergillus nidulans FGSC A4 chromosome VII:
- a CDS encoding chitin deacetylase (transcript_id=CADANIAT00008503) yields the protein MLFPNVPGVASLLSLFAATLILNTQALAINTIANLTDRQPRVSYGLYIHHCYVPGVVALTFDDGPYIYTEELLDILAQYGAKATFFVNGHNLAGNEWLIQRVVNEGHQLASHTWGHTDLTVLSYDQIVDQMTRLESAFVASVGVVPTYMRPPYLAANDYVLGVMAELGYHVIGASVDTKDYENDHPDLIGRSVAKFNQELDQGGTIVLSHDIHEQTVRTLTHIMLEEVYERGLQPTTVGGCLGDDAWYR from the exons ATGCTGTTTCCTAATGTGCCGGGTGTGGCATCTCTTCTCTCACTCTTCGCCGCAACCCTCATCCTAAACACTCAAGCCCTAGCCATCAATACAATAGCAAACCTCACAGACCGACAACCGCGTGTTTCCTACGGTCTATACATTCACCATTGCTACGTTCCTGGAGTGGTAGCCCTAACCTTCGATGACGGACCCTACATTTACACAGAAGAACTCCTCGACATACTCGCGCAGTACGGCGCCAAAGCGACCTTCTTTGTGAATGGCCACAATCTAGCTGGCAACGAATGGCTCATCCAGCGTGTTGTAAATGAAGGCCACCAGCTAGCATCGCACAC ATGGGGCCATACCGATCTTACTGTTCTCAGCTATGATCAAATCGTCGACCAAATGACCCGACTCGAGTCTGCCTTTGTAGCATCCGTCGGGGTAGTCCCTACCTACATGAGGCCACCGTACCTCGCCGCCAATGACTATGTTCTGGGCGTCATGGCTGAACTCGGCTACCATGTCATTGGTGCTAGTGTCGATACCAAGGACTATGAGAACGATCATCCTGATCTGATTGGACGTAGTGTGGCCAAGTTTAACCAGGAGCTAGATCAGGGAGGAACGATCGTCTTGTCGCATGACATTCACGAACAGACTGTGCGAACTCTGACACACATCATGCTGGAGGAAGTGTACGAACGAGGGTTGCAGC CTACAACTGTCGGAGGTTGTCTTGGTGACGACGCATGGTACCGTTAG
- a CDS encoding nitroreductase family protein (transcript_id=CADANIAT00008504), giving the protein MAIPRIASRLFFTLPLSIPQGVRGFSPNKAVAVRPFSYSARNGSPKTDILVELAKARRTVYQLGSNSPVPDSEIEKLVHAAILNVPSAFNTQSTRLLVLLHREHERLWDVAIEVFKNLLNTGAIPKEVWERQTLPKLQGFRAGVGTILFYEDPTHIKPFSEKFPLYRNQFQPWAEHSNAMHQFFLWTGLESLGFAANLQHYNPLIDGPVAKQWDIPSEWKLVAQLVFGSPKGVPGEKSQKPIEDRVKIYGRR; this is encoded by the exons ATGGCAATCCCACGCATCGCTTCTCGGCTATTTTTTACATTGCCTCTTTCAATACCGCAAGGAGTCCGCGGTTTCTCACCAAACAAGGCTGTAGCTGTTCGACCGTTCTCTTACTCCGCGCGGAATGGATCCCCTAAGACAGACATCCTGGTGGAATTGGCCAAAGCTCGACGAACCGTCTATCAGTTGGGCAGTAACAGCCCTGTTCCGGACTCCGAAATCGAGAAGCTTGTTCATGCTGCCATTCTGAACGTCCCCAGTGCCTTCAATACCCAGTCGACACGACTGCTTGTGCTGTTGCACCGCGAGCACGAGCGCCTGTGGGATGTCGCAATCGAAGTCTTTAAGAACCTACTGAACACAGGTGCTATTCCCAAAGAAGTTTGGGAAAGGCAGACACTGCCGAAGCTGCAGGGATTCCGAGCCGGCGTGGGAACG ATTCTCTTTTACGAAGACCCAACGCATATTAAGCCATTCTCGGAGAAGTTCCCTCTATACAGAAACCAGTTTCAGCCTTGGGCTGAACACTCCAATGCCATGCATCAGTTCTTCC TCTGGACCGGACTCGAATCCCTTGGCTTCGCGGCAAACTTGCAGCATTATAATCCTCTAATTGACGGCCCAGTCGCTAAGCAATGGGATATCCCTTCCGAGTGGAAACTTGTCGCACAGTTGGTGTTCGGTAGCCCTAAGGGAGTTCCTGGggagaagagccagaagccaATTGAGGACCGCGTTAAGATATATGGGAGGCGGTAA
- a CDS encoding uncharacterized protein (transcript_id=CADANIAT00008505), which yields MDASQVTNCCYLKKKSRSTLDSRNIAPVPKLLAISMYATNQTEYLPTMRLLVKRNTDKSSVKRNRTQGILHNIRTPNQTRLAMTSEGLEGLRDVIHNEKRRKKENHKTLETMALISSWSFNFRGMKTICNSST from the coding sequence ATGGACGCAAGTCAGGTAACCAATTGCTGTtatttaaaaaaaaagtctCGATCTACCCTAGACAGCCGAAATATCGCTCCCGTGCCGAAATTGCTCGCCATCAGTATGTATGCAACAAATCAAACAGAATACCTCCCAACCATGAGATTACTAGTAAAACGGAACACTGATAAAAGCAGCGTGAAGAGGAACCGAACTCAGGGTATTCTGCACAATATCCGAACACCTAATCAAACCAGACTCGCGATGACGTCTGAAGGACTCGAGGGCCTAAGGGACGTGATCCATAACGAAAAGCGccgaaagaaagaaaatcaCAAAACTTTGGAGACGATGGCGTTGATATCCTCGTGGTCATTTAACTTTCGTGGCATGAAGACTATATGCAACTCCAGCACATAA
- a CDS encoding inositol-pentakisphosphate 2-kinase (transcript_id=CADANIAT00008506), translating to MTQLKSFELPIGTQLAYLAEGGANIIYRIVSQADHQILPAEYRGKLLRLRKDTPAGVSYQEIARNFDRVIRPLFNPEELVDQELVYLPKGLSQQCNDQLRAAELTGKRPKQRRGVYLSVTEPFGLLVTDMTSFGNPGTDLAELKPKWLVQSPSAPVSARRCRTCALRDMKNHDARRVGASEVRSFCPLDLVSDKFEHVLRATKFVKGYKDHTRLAKVIYRNPTLLKLLAHQRSMKDVGLYGPSPLSRDKSIAMTLRDCTMYIKMPRSEKGRVEIRLGDLDLKTAGGGKAQYWLELEHRLLSEGWYMGAKNHTRSCDCALQSPRTQPPPSM from the exons ATGACGCAACTCAAGTCGTTTGAGCTCCCAATTGGGACTCAGCTTGCATACCTCGCCGAAGGCGGCGCAAATATTATTTACCGCATTGTGTCCCAGGCAGACCACCAAATTCTACCTGCTGAATACAGAGGAAAGCTGCTACGACTCCGCAAGGATACACCGGCCGGTGTTTCTTACCAGGAGATTGCTCGAAATTTTGACAGGGTCATCCGTCCCCTTTTCAACccagaagagctggtggaCCAGGAACTGGTTTACCTACCAAAAGGCCTCTCCCAGCAATGCAATGATCAGCTGCGTGCCGCTGAGCTTACTGGAAAGCGGCCGAAGCAAAGGCGGGGTGTGTATCTGTCTGTTACAGAACCATTTGGACTGCTGGTCACAGATATGACCTCCTTTGGCAATCCTGGGACAGATTTGGCTGAGCTAAAACCGAAATGGCTTGTCCAGTCTCCATCCGCTCCGGTGAGCGCTCGCAGATGTCGCACCTGCGCTTTGCGGGATATGAAGAATCACGATGCTCGTCGAGTGGGTGCATCGGAAGTGCGATCATTTTGCCCTCTGGACCTGGTATCTGACAAGTTTGAGCATGTTTTGCGCGCAACCAAGTTCGTTAAAGGATATAAAGACCATACCCGGCTTGCGAAAGTTATCTACCGGAATCCTACGCTGTTAAAACTTCTAGCACACCAGAGGAGCATGAAAGATGTCGGGCTCTATGGGCCCTCGCCGCTTTCGCGTGATAAATCAATTGCAATGACTCTTCGGGATTGTACAATGTATATCAAG ATGCCCAGAAGTGAGAAGGGCCGCGTCGAAATCCGCCTCGGCGATCTTGATCTCAAAACCGCCGGCGGGGGCAAAGCCCAGTACTGGCTAGAACTAGAGCATCGTTTGCTCAGCGAGGGCTGGTATATGGGCGCTAAAAACCATACTCGTTCATGCGACTGCGCTCTGCAGAGTCCACGAACGCAGCCACCTCCTTCTATGTGA
- a CDS encoding thiamine-binding protein (transcript_id=CADANIAT00008507), producing the protein MASIPTPPHCTADFCLIPIGTSSPSVSAQIADVQRLIEKSGLKYVMHSAGTTLEGSWDEVHRVIGQAHTLLHQQGIVRIQTDIRVGSRTDKVQSFEDKVAKVQELLKQ; encoded by the exons ATGGCGTCCATCCCGACACCCCCCCATTGCACTGCAGACTTCTGCCTGATCCCC ATTGgcacctcctcgccatcagTTTCCGCGCAAATTGCAGATGTCCAACGTCTGATCGAGAAATCGGGGCTGAAATACGTCATGCACTCAGCCGGAACCACTCTCG AAGGTTCATGGGATGAAGTACATCGAGTCATAGGTCAGGCGCACACTTTATTGCATCAACAAGGCATTGTGAGGATCCAAACTGATATTCGCGTCGGTTCAAG GACCGACAAGGTGCAGTCGTTCGAAGATAAGGTGGCCAAGGTCCAAGAGCTCTTGAAGCAGTAA